The Pseudomonadota bacterium genomic sequence CGTATCCTAGTTCATTACGCAATTGGGCAAGGGTTTTCATACCTTCGGCAAGAGCTTGAATGATTCTTTTGTAGAGTTCTCCCCTTTGACCAAAAAGTTCGTGGAAGATGCGGGTAAACTCACCTACAAGCGCTCCATTTTTTTGAAAGCAAATGCGCTTTATGTTTTCATCTGCTGTGTATCGGGGGTTGATCTGCTCAAGATACCAGGGAATTCCTCCTGTGACGGACAAAGTCTTAAAGGTATCATAGTCTGAATAGTGGATGCCAAGTTTGTCCAAGCAAGAATATGATTCAGCTATTGATAAAGGTTCTAAATCAATCTGTAGTGATATTCGACCAAAAAAAGCTGTGCTGTTTATGATATTGGTATCAATCCACGTCGATATGGATCCACACAAAATGAGCATCAGATTGGGGTAATCTTGCAAAGTTTCATCCCACCAAACCTTTAGTTTTGGGATAAACGTTGCATCTTCTGATCCCATCCACGAAATTTCATCTAGCAAAACAACCGTTGGTTGTTGTGTGAGTTGTTGGGTAAGGTGCGCAAATGCATCGCTCCAATCCTCAAATGTGAGGGGAGGTATTCCAAATTGAGAGTAAAATTGACGTGCGAAGTGATTGCGTTGATCTTGTGCTGTAAGCTCCTCGTTGGGAGCTAAGCCCGAAAAAGAGATTAGACTGCGTTTTTTGCCAAATTCCATGGCAAGCCGACTTTTACCGATACGTCGTCGACCTTTGATAACTGTCAATATAGGTCTAGGTGCCAGGAAAAGATCTTCTAATTTCTCGAGTTCGTCATGACGTCCAACAAAAGGTTTCATTGCTTATTTCTCACGTAAATCACTTTTGTGCATTATGTGAGATGAAACCGTTCTTGTCAAATCTCACGTAAATCATATTAACGGGTTATGTGAGATAGCGCTGCACATTTCATACTCCCAATGGCTTTGTTCGGCAGGGTGAAAATTACGGTTCTGTCGCATCTGTTGAGAGTGCCCGTGAAATTTCTAAAAAGATGCTAACTACCTTTAACTTCTCAAAGGGGCCGCACCCAATCCAGCTCTTGGCGAGCTGGGAAAAAATGGAGGCCGGGATGACGGCTACAGAGGGTGTCCAAAAGCGCAATTTATGATCGAGGCAAGCGTAGTACCTTGAGGGCACTAGAAAATCAACAGTCTGGGTCA encodes the following:
- a CDS encoding ATP-binding protein, with translation MKPFVGRHDELEKLEDLFLAPRPILTVIKGRRRIGKSRLAMEFGKKRSLISFSGLAPNEELTAQDQRNHFARQFYSQFGIPPLTFEDWSDAFAHLTQQLTQQPTVVLLDEISWMGSEDATFIPKLKVWWDETLQDYPNLMLILCGSISTWIDTNIINSTAFFGRISLQIDLEPLSIAESYSCLDKLGIHYSDYDTFKTLSVTGGIPWYLEQINPRYTADENIKRICFQKNGALVGEFTRIFHELFGQRGELYKRIIQALAEGMKTLAQLRNELGYAHAGSFSKYLENLHTSGFISRHYTWSLKTGALGRQSLYRLCDNYLRFYVKYIEPELPRIEKGSFKDMPMTGLAGWETMMGFQVENLLLQNRSLLLKALGIYPQDVVADNPYIQKATHDRRGCQIDYLIHTRTNTLFVCESKFRKKELNVSIIDQMQNKIHRLAKPRGYGICPVLIHLGGVTDEVYDRRYFYRVIDIADFLKAEF